The Haloferax sp. Atlit-12N genome window below encodes:
- a CDS encoding MTH1187 family thiamine-binding protein produces MTVIAMLSVAPVVEGSMSGEVAKAVAALDDFEVSYETNPMGTVIEADDIDELLAAVGAAHKAVDGDRVSTFLKIDDKRTKDQTAADKVDAVEAHLGREARSDRE; encoded by the coding sequence ATGACAGTCATCGCCATGTTGAGCGTCGCACCGGTCGTCGAAGGGAGCATGTCGGGCGAGGTCGCCAAGGCGGTCGCGGCCCTCGACGACTTCGAGGTGTCCTACGAGACGAACCCGATGGGAACGGTCATCGAGGCCGACGACATCGACGAACTGCTCGCGGCGGTCGGCGCGGCCCACAAGGCGGTCGACGGCGACCGAGTGAGCACGTTCCTGAAGATAGACGACAAGCGCACGAAAGACCAGACGGCCGCCGACAAGGTCGACGCCGTCGAAGCCCACCTCGGGCGAGAAGCCAGAAGCGACCGCGAGTAG
- a CDS encoding L-aspartate oxidase, with translation MKADVLVVGSGIAGCAAALAAAREGADVLVVTKATEPEDAASDWAQGGIAVTQSAPEEFAADIRRASDGTADPEAVETLVSESRAVVEDVLLDTLEVEFDAVGDGTDADADADTFDLAREAGHSSRRILHVDASTGAHVLRPFLKHLSARDGVRIMEDATALDLLTEEGTVRGATVLADGEVEPVFAGATVLATGGIGDCYARSTNPAGATGDGVAMAALAGATVSDMQYVQFHPTAYDPRTDPQADDAQPFLVSEAVRGEGAALRDADGRRFMPDVHEDAELAPRDVVARAVSRARDRTGRVVLDVSDLDFREEFPDLAALCDDRGVDLDAGIPVAPSEHFLCGGVAVDDRGRTSLSRLFAAGECARTGVHGANRLASTSLLEGLVWGVRAGETAADRGRGDAEAVEYAPPRDSDPALPDAFADTKFDRLGRTMDEFVGIERTPDGLGTARARLRRLKGEVDAYARTRVSRSIYELRNACVSSLLVARAAADAPSAGCHSLVDPDGRDGCEESEESDDAGRGVTPSADD, from the coding sequence ATGAAGGCCGACGTGCTCGTCGTCGGCTCCGGCATCGCTGGCTGTGCCGCGGCCCTCGCTGCCGCCCGCGAGGGGGCCGACGTGCTCGTCGTCACGAAGGCGACCGAACCCGAGGACGCCGCGTCCGACTGGGCGCAGGGCGGCATCGCCGTCACCCAGTCCGCGCCCGAGGAGTTCGCCGCCGATATCCGCCGGGCGAGCGACGGCACCGCCGACCCCGAGGCCGTCGAGACGCTCGTCTCCGAGTCCCGCGCCGTCGTCGAGGACGTGCTCTTGGACACGCTCGAAGTCGAGTTCGACGCGGTGGGAGACGGTACTGACGCTGACGCCGACGCAGATACCTTCGACCTCGCCCGCGAGGCGGGCCACTCCAGCCGCCGCATCCTCCACGTCGACGCCAGCACCGGCGCGCACGTCCTCCGGCCGTTCCTAAAGCACCTCTCGGCCCGCGACGGCGTGCGAATCATGGAGGACGCGACGGCCCTCGACCTCCTGACCGAGGAGGGGACTGTCCGCGGCGCGACCGTCCTCGCGGATGGCGAGGTCGAACCGGTGTTCGCCGGGGCGACCGTCCTCGCCACTGGCGGCATCGGCGACTGCTACGCCCGGTCAACCAACCCCGCGGGCGCGACCGGCGACGGCGTGGCGATGGCCGCGCTCGCCGGCGCGACCGTCTCGGACATGCAGTACGTCCAGTTCCACCCGACGGCGTACGACCCCCGGACTGACCCCCAGGCCGACGACGCGCAACCGTTTCTCGTCAGCGAAGCCGTTCGCGGCGAGGGCGCGGCCCTGCGCGACGCCGACGGCCGCCGATTCATGCCTGACGTGCACGAAGACGCCGAACTCGCCCCCCGAGACGTGGTCGCCCGCGCCGTCTCTCGCGCCCGCGACCGAACCGGCCGCGTCGTCCTCGACGTGTCCGACCTCGACTTCCGGGAGGAGTTCCCCGACCTCGCGGCGCTGTGCGACGACCGCGGCGTCGACCTCGACGCCGGCATCCCCGTCGCGCCGAGCGAGCACTTCCTTTGCGGCGGCGTCGCCGTCGACGACCGCGGCAGGACCTCGCTGTCCCGCCTGTTCGCCGCCGGCGAGTGCGCCCGCACCGGCGTCCACGGCGCGAACCGACTCGCCTCGACCAGCCTGCTCGAAGGGCTCGTCTGGGGCGTCCGCGCCGGCGAGACCGCGGCCGACCGGGGCCGCGGCGACGCCGAGGCCGTCGAGTACGCGCCGCCGCGCGACTCCGACCCGGCGCTGCCCGACGCCTTCGCCGACACGAAGTTCGACCGCCTCGGGCGGACGATGGACGAGTTCGTCGGCATCGAGCGCACCCCCGACGGGCTCGGGACCGCGCGGGCGCGGCTCCGCCGCCTGAAAGGCGAGGTCGACGCCTACGCCCGCACCCGCGTCTCGCGGTCCATCTATGAACTCCGGAACGCCTGCGTTTCGTCGCTCCTCGTCGCCCGCGCGGCCGCCGACGCGCCGTCGGCCGGCTGCCACTCGCTGGTCGACCCGGACGGACGCGATGGATGCGAGGAAAGCGAGGAGAGCGACGACGCCGGACGGGGGGTGACCCCGAGTGCTGACGACTGA
- a CDS encoding GTPBP1 family GTP-binding protein gives MSADRALLDEALERGEEEGGNVEFKERLTRAVHLSDGRMESLAAQLRHRVLSGDGVATYVVGVTDDGGIAGIPPDDFSETMDVLSLLAEEAGAHIEDVETWGVGDSAERGLVGVATIREGAMLDVDDDHIVVGTAGHVDHGKSTLVGSLVTGQADNGNGGTRSFLDVQPHEVERGLSADLSYAVYGFSDDGPVHMRNPHRKSDRAQIVQEADRLVSFVDTVGHEPWLRTTIRGLVGQRLDYGLLVVAADDGPTRTTREHLGILLAMELPTVVAITKVDAVSEERAAEVEREVERLLRDVGRTPLSVERHGVDAAVDEISESVVPLFLTSAVTMDGLGDLDRLFESLPKRSAAEGDFKMYIDRTYSVTGVGAVASGTVNSGAVEAGDKLLLGPMSDGEFREVEVRSIEMHYHRVDRANAGRIVGIALKGVRESEIERGMVLLPADSEPTAVREFEADVMVLNHPTRIQEGYEPVVHLETISEAAVFHPDGGRLLPGDTGTTRVEFKFRPYFVEEGQRFVFREGRSKGVGTVTKVD, from the coding sequence ATGAGCGCGGATCGGGCTCTCTTGGACGAGGCCCTCGAGCGCGGTGAGGAAGAAGGCGGAAACGTCGAGTTCAAAGAACGCCTCACCCGCGCCGTTCACCTGTCCGACGGCCGGATGGAGTCGCTCGCGGCGCAACTCAGACACCGAGTGCTCTCCGGCGACGGCGTGGCGACCTACGTGGTCGGCGTCACCGACGACGGCGGCATCGCCGGCATCCCGCCGGACGACTTCTCCGAGACCATGGACGTGCTGTCGCTTCTGGCCGAAGAGGCCGGGGCGCACATCGAAGACGTGGAGACGTGGGGCGTCGGCGACTCGGCCGAACGCGGCCTCGTCGGTGTCGCGACCATCCGCGAGGGCGCGATGCTCGACGTGGACGACGACCACATCGTCGTCGGCACCGCGGGCCACGTCGACCACGGCAAGTCCACCCTCGTCGGGTCGCTCGTGACCGGACAGGCCGACAACGGCAACGGCGGCACGCGGTCGTTCCTCGACGTACAGCCCCACGAGGTCGAACGCGGCCTGTCGGCGGACCTCTCGTACGCCGTCTACGGCTTTTCCGACGACGGGCCGGTCCACATGCGCAACCCGCACCGGAAGTCCGACCGGGCGCAAATCGTCCAAGAGGCCGACCGGCTGGTGTCGTTCGTCGACACTGTGGGCCACGAGCCGTGGCTCCGGACGACGATTCGCGGCCTCGTCGGCCAGCGCCTCGACTACGGCCTGCTCGTCGTCGCCGCCGACGACGGCCCGACGCGGACGACCCGCGAACACCTCGGCATCCTGCTCGCGATGGAGCTTCCGACGGTCGTCGCCATCACGAAGGTCGACGCCGTCTCCGAGGAGCGCGCCGCCGAGGTCGAACGCGAGGTCGAACGGCTCCTCCGCGACGTGGGTCGAACGCCCCTGAGCGTCGAGCGCCACGGCGTCGACGCTGCGGTCGACGAAATAAGCGAGTCGGTCGTCCCGCTGTTCCTGACGAGCGCGGTCACGATGGACGGCCTCGGCGACCTCGACCGGCTGTTCGAGTCGCTCCCGAAGCGCAGCGCCGCCGAGGGCGACTTCAAGATGTACATCGACCGGACTTACTCGGTCACGGGCGTCGGCGCGGTCGCCTCCGGCACGGTCAACTCCGGGGCGGTCGAAGCCGGCGACAAACTGCTCTTGGGGCCGATGTCCGACGGCGAGTTCCGCGAGGTCGAGGTCCGCTCCATCGAGATGCACTACCACCGGGTCGACCGGGCCAACGCCGGCCGCATCGTCGGTATCGCCCTCAAGGGCGTCCGCGAGTCCGAAATCGAACGCGGGATGGTGCTCCTCCCGGCCGACTCGGAGCCAACGGCAGTCCGCGAGTTCGAAGCCGACGTGATGGTGCTCAACCACCCGACGCGGATTCAGGAGGGCTACGAGCCGGTCGTCCACCTCGAAACCATCTCCGAGGCGGCCGTCTTCCACCCCGACGGCGGGCGACTCCTGCCCGGCGACACCGGGACGACCCGCGTGGAGTTCAAGTTCCGGCCGTACTTCGTCGAGGAGGGCCAGCGATTCGTCTTCCGCGAGGGCCGGTCCAAGGGCGTCGGAACCGTGACGAAAGTCGATTAA
- the nadC gene encoding carboxylating nicotinate-nucleotide diphosphorylase: MLTTETVERWLAEDVGHRDVTNDVPGDTTGRLVAKEPAVAAGLDAAVAVFDYLGVEAEQAVEAGDAVEPGDVVLRVEGDARNVLRGERVAANVVGHASGVATTTREAVNTAREVSDSVRVAATRKTTPGLRGVEKRAVVAGGGDTHRLTLSGMVMVKDNHVAELGLEEAVRRFAERKSFATKLEVEVETPEMGERAAAAGADIVLFDNLPPEAVREGVSQLPEGVISEASGGITLETLPDYADTGVDVVSMGWLTHSAPSSDFSFRTG, translated from the coding sequence GTGCTGACGACTGAGACCGTCGAGCGCTGGCTGGCCGAGGACGTGGGCCACCGCGACGTGACGAACGACGTGCCCGGCGACACCACCGGACGACTCGTGGCGAAGGAGCCGGCGGTCGCCGCCGGTCTCGACGCCGCCGTCGCCGTCTTCGACTACCTCGGCGTAGAGGCCGAGCAAGCGGTCGAGGCCGGCGACGCGGTCGAACCGGGTGACGTGGTTCTCCGCGTCGAAGGCGACGCCCGGAACGTCCTCCGCGGCGAGCGCGTCGCCGCCAACGTCGTCGGCCACGCCTCCGGCGTCGCCACCACGACTCGCGAAGCCGTCAATACCGCCCGCGAGGTTTCGGACTCGGTTCGGGTCGCCGCGACCCGCAAGACCACGCCCGGCCTCCGCGGCGTCGAAAAGCGCGCCGTCGTCGCCGGCGGCGGCGACACCCACCGCCTCACGCTCTCGGGGATGGTGATGGTCAAGGACAACCACGTCGCAGAACTCGGGCTGGAGGAGGCGGTCCGCCGCTTCGCCGAGCGCAAGTCGTTCGCGACGAAGCTCGAAGTCGAAGTCGAGACACCCGAGATGGGCGAGCGCGCCGCGGCCGCCGGGGCCGACATCGTCCTGTTCGACAACCTCCCGCCCGAGGCGGTCCGCGAGGGCGTCTCCCAACTCCCCGAAGGCGTCATCTCGGAGGCCAGCGGGGGCATCACGCTGGAGACGCTCCCCGACTACGCCGACACCGGCGTCGACGTAGTCTCGATGGGCTGGCTCACCCACAGTGCACCGAGTTCGGACTTCTCCTTCCGAACCGGGTGA
- a CDS encoding YihY/virulence factor BrkB family protein: protein MNPRVTRALTLGRAIVYEVRTERLTFMAGSIAYGAFVSLLPLFLLVLAAVSATGDSGLREGVIAVIQSVLTPGAGDVIVAELESSTQLASLSVVGVLVLVWGTLRIFRGLDTAFSDIYESEAANTFADQLSDGIVVLVTVAVAVVAGALIESVLPALDGALGWAVYRGLLVVVLFVTFYPMYYIFPDEDVTYLEVVPGTLVAAVGLTTFESLFRLYVEFSSRAPESSVVAGILVLLTWLYFSGLVILLGAAVNAVLSNRSRDVNVRPLFGGVPLDSQTDTVTRGEVTAAIEQLDRLVAAAPDEDLTVRIGDESVTLPRPERVVSDTETSRFLPEGPVRLELRWSSWPDSQEE from the coding sequence ATGAATCCGCGTGTCACGAGAGCGCTCACGCTCGGCCGGGCCATCGTCTACGAGGTACGAACCGAGCGGCTCACCTTCATGGCGGGAAGCATCGCCTACGGTGCGTTCGTCTCGCTGTTACCGCTGTTCCTGCTCGTCCTCGCGGCCGTCTCCGCAACCGGCGACAGCGGCCTCCGCGAAGGCGTCATCGCCGTCATCCAATCCGTCTTGACTCCCGGCGCGGGCGACGTTATCGTCGCCGAACTGGAGTCGTCGACCCAACTGGCGAGCCTCTCTGTCGTCGGGGTGCTCGTGTTGGTGTGGGGGACGCTCCGCATCTTCCGCGGTCTCGACACCGCCTTCTCGGACATCTACGAGTCGGAGGCGGCCAACACCTTCGCCGACCAGCTCTCCGACGGCATCGTCGTGCTCGTCACCGTCGCCGTCGCCGTCGTCGCCGGCGCGCTCATCGAGTCCGTGCTCCCGGCGCTCGACGGTGCGCTCGGGTGGGCCGTCTACCGCGGGCTCCTCGTGGTCGTCCTGTTCGTGACGTTCTACCCGATGTACTACATCTTCCCCGACGAGGACGTCACCTACCTCGAAGTCGTCCCCGGAACCCTCGTCGCCGCCGTCGGGCTGACGACCTTCGAGTCGCTGTTCCGGCTCTACGTCGAGTTCAGTAGCCGCGCGCCCGAGTCGAGCGTCGTCGCCGGCATCCTCGTCCTCCTGACGTGGCTCTACTTCAGCGGGCTCGTCATCCTCCTCGGCGCGGCCGTCAACGCGGTGCTCTCGAACCGCTCGCGCGACGTGAACGTCCGCCCGCTGTTCGGCGGCGTCCCCCTCGACTCGCAGACCGACACGGTGACCCGCGGCGAGGTGACCGCGGCCATCGAACAGCTCGACCGCCTCGTGGCGGCCGCCCCCGACGAGGACCTGACGGTTCGCATTGGCGACGAGTCCGTCACGCTCCCCCGCCCCGAACGGGTCGTCAGCGACACCGAGACCAGTCGGTTCCTCCCGGAGGGGCCGGTCAGACTGGAACTCAGATGGTCCTCGTGGCCTGACAGTCAGGAGGAGTGA
- the nadA gene encoding quinolinate synthase NadA — translation MVELQSVGFESELSLFKYDTLEQLPESHRDLDEAARSRRIAAAREELGDRVIVLGHNYQRREIVEHADFVGDSYELSKRAAESDAEYVVFAGVTFMAESADIITDDDQTVILPSMEASCPMAGMAEAVQVDSAWETLVEESGGKDIIPVTYMNSYADLKAFCASHGGLICTSSNAADAFEWAFERGDAVLFLPDKHLGRNTADDLGIDEVVEWDPWAGDVAESMGAADEVEPDIPDLGDAEVILWDGYCQVHERFRVDHVEEAQADGAKVVAHPECRPSVVAAADEVGSTSHICDVIENADPGETWAIGTEVHLARHLARWHPEVDVRPLCGDACMDCNAMRQVDPNYLTWVLEELAAGREPNVVEVAPEEKELAAVALDRMLDL, via the coding sequence GTGGTTGAATTACAGTCGGTCGGGTTCGAGTCGGAGCTCAGTCTGTTCAAATACGACACGCTCGAACAGCTTCCGGAGAGCCACCGCGACCTCGACGAGGCCGCTCGCTCCCGGCGAATCGCCGCCGCCCGCGAGGAGCTCGGCGACCGAGTCATCGTGCTCGGACACAACTACCAGCGACGCGAAATCGTCGAGCACGCGGACTTCGTCGGCGACTCCTACGAACTCTCGAAGCGCGCCGCCGAGTCGGACGCCGAGTACGTCGTCTTCGCCGGCGTGACGTTCATGGCCGAGAGCGCGGACATCATCACCGACGACGACCAGACGGTGATCCTCCCGTCGATGGAGGCGTCGTGCCCGATGGCCGGGATGGCCGAGGCCGTGCAGGTCGACTCCGCGTGGGAGACGCTCGTCGAGGAGTCCGGCGGCAAGGACATCATCCCCGTGACGTACATGAACTCCTACGCCGACCTGAAGGCCTTTTGCGCCTCCCACGGCGGGCTCATCTGCACCTCCTCGAACGCCGCCGACGCCTTCGAGTGGGCCTTCGAGCGCGGCGACGCCGTGCTGTTCCTGCCCGACAAGCACCTCGGGCGCAACACGGCCGACGACCTCGGCATCGACGAGGTCGTCGAGTGGGACCCGTGGGCCGGCGACGTGGCCGAGTCGATGGGCGCTGCCGACGAGGTGGAACCCGATATCCCGGACCTCGGCGACGCCGAGGTCATCCTCTGGGACGGCTACTGTCAGGTCCACGAGCGCTTCCGCGTCGACCACGTCGAGGAGGCGCAGGCCGACGGCGCGAAGGTCGTCGCCCACCCCGAGTGCCGCCCGAGCGTCGTCGCGGCCGCCGACGAAGTCGGCTCCACGAGCCACATCTGCGACGTCATCGAGAACGCCGACCCCGGCGAGACGTGGGCCATCGGCACCGAGGTCCACCTCGCGCGACACCTCGCGCGCTGGCACCCCGAGGTCGACGTGCGACCCCTCTGCGGCGACGCCTGCATGGACTGCAACGCCATGCGGCAGGTCGACCCCAACTACCTGACGTGGGTGCTCGAAGAACTCGCCGCGGGCCGCGAACCCAACGTCGTCGAGGTCGCGCCCGAGGAGAAGGAACTCGCCGCGGTCGCGCTCGACCGCATGCTCGACCTATGA
- the pyrF gene encoding orotidine-5'-phosphate decarboxylase, with product MGFFDDLRDRIEATDSVVSVGLDADIDRIPDHLLDKDLPRWAFNRRIIDATHEHAAAFKPNAAFYEDEDGWRSLRETIAYAHGKGVPVLLDAKRADIGNTTRKYADLLDDADAITVNPYMGRDSIQPFLSRADKGVFVLCRTSNPGGSDLQSLELDSGEPLYERVAALCDLWNEHGNVGLVVGATGPDELEHLREQVPDLPFLVPGVGAQGGDAEAAVEFGLADGVGLVNSSRGIIFAGEDDGEQFDKAAGQAAKRLKKRLNQYR from the coding sequence ATGGGCTTCTTCGACGACCTCCGCGACCGCATCGAGGCGACAGACAGCGTCGTCTCGGTCGGCCTCGACGCCGACATCGACCGCATCCCCGACCACCTGCTCGACAAGGACCTGCCGCGCTGGGCGTTCAACCGCCGTATCATCGACGCGACTCACGAACACGCCGCGGCGTTCAAGCCGAACGCGGCGTTCTACGAGGACGAAGACGGCTGGCGTTCCCTGCGCGAGACCATCGCCTACGCCCACGGGAAGGGCGTGCCGGTCCTGCTGGACGCCAAGCGCGCCGACATCGGCAACACGACCCGCAAGTACGCCGACCTGCTTGACGACGCCGACGCCATCACGGTCAACCCCTACATGGGTCGCGACTCCATCCAGCCGTTCCTCTCGCGGGCCGACAAGGGCGTGTTCGTCCTCTGCCGCACCTCGAACCCCGGCGGCTCGGACCTCCAGTCGCTCGAACTCGACTCGGGCGAACCCCTCTACGAGCGCGTCGCCGCGCTCTGCGACCTCTGGAACGAACACGGGAACGTCGGCCTCGTCGTCGGCGCGACCGGTCCCGACGAACTGGAACACCTCCGCGAACAGGTGCCCGACCTGCCGTTTCTCGTCCCCGGCGTGGGGGCGCAGGGCGGCGATGCCGAGGCCGCCGTCGAGTTCGGCCTCGCCGACGGCGTCGGCCTCGTGAACTCCTCGCGCGGCATCATCTTCGCCGGCGAGGACGACGGCGAGCAGTTCGACAAGGCCGCCGGACAGGCGGCGAAGCGCCTCAAAAAGCGGCTGAACCAGTACCGCTGA
- the mch gene encoding methenyltetrahydromethanopterin cyclohydrolase: MDSINRMAIELVDEALDFAGELGIEGYELDSGATVIDFGVDADGGVEAGMLLAEIQTAGLATVQTRMGEVAGTPRPHVELSTDRPALALLCSQKAGWELAFDDFDGLGSGPARALVGEEEEFHHLGYYDEFDLTVLSVESIDLPTDEVAEHVAETTGLEPSAIFLPTYATGSLVGSVTGAARAAELAVFNLFEAGYDPTNILSINGSAPLAPVSYDESVAMGRTNDAVAYGGRVHVTVSEDFDDFDRAISTAGSDYGVPFEQLFEDADWDFGEVDPDVFGPAQVTVDVVNGPTYTLGETDEDVLADSFGL, encoded by the coding sequence ATGGACAGCATCAATCGGATGGCCATCGAACTGGTCGACGAGGCGCTCGACTTCGCCGGGGAACTCGGCATCGAGGGCTACGAACTCGACTCGGGCGCGACGGTCATCGACTTCGGCGTCGACGCCGACGGCGGTGTCGAAGCGGGGATGCTCCTCGCGGAGATTCAGACCGCGGGTCTCGCCACGGTACAGACGCGGATGGGCGAGGTCGCCGGCACGCCCCGCCCGCACGTCGAACTCTCCACCGACCGCCCCGCGCTGGCCCTCCTCTGCTCGCAGAAGGCCGGCTGGGAGCTCGCTTTCGACGACTTCGACGGCCTCGGCTCGGGCCCGGCCCGCGCGCTGGTCGGCGAAGAAGAGGAGTTCCACCACCTCGGCTACTACGACGAGTTCGACCTGACGGTCCTCTCGGTCGAGAGCATCGACCTCCCGACCGACGAGGTCGCAGAACACGTCGCGGAGACGACCGGCCTCGAACCGAGCGCCATCTTCCTGCCGACCTACGCGACCGGCTCGCTCGTCGGGAGCGTCACGGGCGCGGCCCGCGCCGCCGAACTCGCCGTGTTCAACCTCTTCGAGGCGGGCTACGACCCGACGAATATACTCTCTATCAACGGCTCCGCCCCGCTCGCACCCGTCAGCTACGACGAGAGCGTCGCCATGGGTCGGACGAACGACGCCGTCGCCTACGGCGGGCGCGTCCACGTCACCGTCAGCGAGGACTTCGACGACTTCGACCGCGCGATTTCCACGGCCGGGTCCGACTACGGCGTCCCGTTCGAGCAGCTGTTCGAAGACGCCGACTGGGACTTCGGCGAGGTCGACCCCGACGTGTTCGGCCCCGCGCAGGTCACGGTCGACGTGGTCAACGGCCCGACGTACACCCTCGGCGAGACCGACGAGGACGTGCTCGCCGACTCGTTCGGACTGTGA
- a CDS encoding MFS transporter → MTSWPVAARLRSPVAKYYAYKTTEFVSFTAAIWILFVRSRDLSFAEVGALNSVWWLALVAAEIPTGYLGDRLGRRSAMAFGTAIIAVSTAAMGLSETFLQLAVVYGAWAVGQTFRSGSDDAWLYDLLAETDETHEFAAVRGRATGVGLAIGAVTTLAGGLLADATNYAVPFFATAAVTALGVPILLSVPETGANGGDFTPRTALRVIREKLSRPPLRGFVAYFALLFGVANMVYIFDQPILRDVALDLGVPASATNTAVSASYALFSLVAAAATFRAGWVEARVGVRRWFLASPVVLAVAYASVPLFGPLAFPAFAVARGVTNVSSVLGNQYVNDRVDSVGRATVLSAAGMLYSLAVVPFELAGGVVADALSPAGALALFGGVLVVGAGLLWTVERPV, encoded by the coding sequence ATGACTTCGTGGCCCGTCGCCGCCCGCCTGCGTTCCCCGGTCGCGAAGTACTACGCGTACAAGACGACCGAGTTCGTCTCCTTCACGGCCGCCATCTGGATTCTGTTCGTCCGCTCGCGCGACCTCTCGTTCGCCGAGGTGGGCGCGCTCAACAGCGTCTGGTGGCTCGCGCTCGTCGCGGCCGAGATACCGACCGGCTACCTCGGCGACCGACTGGGTCGCCGGAGCGCGATGGCCTTCGGCACGGCCATCATCGCCGTCTCGACCGCGGCGATGGGCCTGTCGGAGACGTTCCTCCAACTCGCGGTCGTCTACGGCGCGTGGGCCGTCGGCCAGACGTTCCGGTCCGGCAGCGACGACGCGTGGCTCTACGACCTCCTCGCTGAGACCGACGAGACTCACGAGTTCGCCGCCGTTCGCGGGCGCGCCACCGGCGTCGGCCTCGCAATCGGCGCGGTGACGACCCTCGCCGGGGGACTCCTCGCCGACGCGACGAACTACGCGGTTCCCTTCTTCGCCACTGCCGCGGTGACGGCGCTGGGCGTCCCGATTCTGCTGTCGGTCCCCGAGACCGGAGCCAACGGCGGCGACTTCACGCCGCGGACGGCGCTTCGGGTCATCCGCGAAAAGCTCTCGCGCCCGCCGCTCCGCGGCTTCGTCGCCTACTTCGCGCTCCTGTTCGGCGTCGCCAACATGGTGTACATCTTCGACCAGCCGATTCTTCGCGACGTGGCGCTCGACCTCGGCGTCCCCGCGTCGGCGACGAACACCGCCGTCAGCGCCTCTTACGCGCTGTTCTCGCTCGTCGCGGCCGCCGCGACGTTCCGCGCCGGGTGGGTCGAAGCCCGGGTCGGCGTCCGTCGGTGGTTCCTCGCCTCGCCGGTCGTGCTCGCGGTCGCCTACGCGTCGGTCCCGCTTTTCGGGCCGCTGGCCTTCCCCGCGTTCGCGGTCGCCCGCGGCGTCACGAACGTCTCGTCCGTCCTCGGGAACCAGTACGTCAACGACCGGGTGGACTCGGTCGGGCGTGCGACCGTCCTCTCGGCCGCCGGGATGCTCTACTCGCTCGCTGTCGTCCCGTTCGAACTCGCCGGCGGGGTCGTCGCCGACGCCCTCTCGCCGGCCGGCGCGCTCGCCCTCTTCGGCGGGGTGCTCGTCGTCGGTGCGGGCCTCTTGTGGACGGTCGAGCGACCCGTCTGA
- a CDS encoding J domain-containing protein: MDRDRLVMGLAAVFAGITMLLVVLAFAYRQLLLLFVAVPFGATTYFMYAHVSGRLEERFRRTRVRADAGRGGFGFRSERRRGDRRETGGFGAGPRGDPQEGPRAGRFGPNAGPDGGFDGGRRRRRARDGSGTRVRPPRRGMSRQKALETLDLDDDASEDEVKAAYRKRVKETHPDSKTGDEEAFKRVNRAYERLTE; this comes from the coding sequence GTGGATCGAGACCGACTCGTCATGGGGCTCGCGGCGGTGTTCGCGGGAATCACCATGCTCCTCGTCGTGTTGGCGTTCGCCTACCGACAGCTCTTGTTGCTGTTCGTCGCCGTCCCCTTCGGCGCGACGACGTACTTCATGTACGCCCACGTCAGCGGCCGCCTCGAAGAGCGGTTCCGCCGGACGCGCGTCCGCGCCGACGCCGGACGCGGCGGGTTCGGCTTCCGGTCAGAGCGACGGCGAGGCGACCGCCGGGAGACCGGCGGCTTCGGTGCGGGCCCCCGCGGCGACCCCCAAGAGGGACCTCGAGCCGGGCGATTCGGCCCTAACGCCGGTCCCGACGGCGGATTCGACGGTGGTCGGCGAAGGCGGCGCGCCCGCGACGGAAGCGGGACGCGAGTCCGCCCGCCGCGGCGCGGTATGAGTCGGCAGAAAGCCCTCGAAACGCTCGACCTCGACGACGACGCCTCCGAAGACGAGGTGAAAGCGGCCTACCGGAAGCGAGTCAAGGAGACCCATCCGGACTCGAAGACCGGCGACGAGGAGGCGTTCAAGCGCGTCAACCGCGCCTACGAGCGCCTGACCGAGTAA